In Fundulus heteroclitus isolate FHET01 chromosome 17, MU-UCD_Fhet_4.1, whole genome shotgun sequence, the following are encoded in one genomic region:
- the foxp2 gene encoding forkhead box protein P2 isoform X3, whose protein sequence is MMSPQVITPQQMQQILQQQVLSPQQLQALLQQQQAVMLQQQHLQEFYKKQQEQLHLQLLQQQHPGKQAKEQQQQQQQQQQLAAQQLVFQQQLLQMQQLQQQQHLLNMQRQGLLSLPGPAPGQAALPGQNLPPPGGLSPAELQQLWKDVTGGGGGGGHAMEDNGIKHNSSGGIGGTGAGVVSSGLDLSTNNSTSTTSSSNPAKASPPISHHSITNGQSPILNHRRERERERESSLHEESGRTHPLYGHGVCKWPGCENVCEDFGQFLKHLNSEHALDDRSTAQCRVQMQVVQQLEIQLSKERERLQAMMTHLHMRPSEPKSSPKPLNLVSSVTMSKNLPSASPPNLPQTPTTPTAPITPMAAMPQVPSVLGGANVPSMGAMRRRHSDKYSMPLSSGGDTVFIFPEIAPNYEFYKNADVRPPFTYATLIRQAIMDSADMQLTLNEIYSWFTRTFAYFRRNAATWKNAVRHNLSLHKCFVRVENVKGAVWTVDEVEYQKRRSQKITGSPSLVKNLPSSLGYGTALNASLQAALAETSLPLLGTPGLMSSATGPMGGSCHGLLGGDPSGPTGGSPPGLLGGSPPGLLGISPPGTLSGSPPTMLQSAHEELNGSLDHLDTNGHSSPGYSPPVHMPPVHVKEEPLNMDDDDCPMSLVTTANHSPELDDDRELEEGNLSEDLE, encoded by the exons ATGATGAGTCCCCAAGTGATCACACCACAGCAGATGCAGCAGATCCTCCAGCAGCAGGTTCTTTCCCCACAGCAGCTCCAGGCtctgctccagcagcagcaagcgGTGATGCTGCAGCAG CAACACCTGCAGGAGTTTTATAAGAAACAACAGGAGCAGCTtcatctgcagcttctccaacAACAGCATCCCGGCAAGCAGGCTAAAGAG caacaacagcagcagcagcagcagcagcagctggccgCCCAGCAGCTCgtcttccagcagcagctcctgcagatgcagcagctccagcagcagcagcacctgcTCAACATGCAGCGGCAGGGCCTGCTCTCCCTGCCCGGGCCCGCTCCGGGCCAGGCCGCCCTGCCCGGACAGAACCTGCCCCCGCCAG GTGGCTTGAGCCCCGCGGAGCTCCAGCAGCTGTGGAAGGACGTGAccggaggcggcggcggcggcggccacGCCATGGAGGACAACGGCATCAAACACAACAGCAGCGGCGGCATCGGCGGCACCGGGGCCGGCGTCGTCAGCAGCGGTTTAGACCTCTCCACCAACAACTCCACTTCAACTACCTCCTCCTCCAACCCTGCCAAAGCGTCGCCGCCAATCTCGCACCACTCCATCACCAACGGACAGTCGCCCATCCTCAACCACAGACGAGAGCGGGAAAGAGAGCGCGAGAG CTCACTTCATGAAGAAAGCGGACGAACCCATCCCCTATACGGCCACGGCGTGTGCAAGTGGCCCGGCTGTGAGAACGTGTGTGAAGActttggacagtttttgaa GCACCTAAACAGTGAACACGCTCTGGATGACAGAAGCACAGCCCAGTGTAGAGTCCAAATGCAAGTCGTACAGCAGCTGGAAATACAa CTTTCTAAAGAACGGGAGCGTCTTCAGGCGATGATGACCCACTTGCACATGCGGCCCTCAGAGCCCAAGTCATCTCCCAAACCA CTCAACTTGGTGTCGAGTGTCACCATGTCGAAGAACCTGCCCTCAGCGTCGCCCCCGAACTTACCTCAGACCCCCACCACGCCCACAGCCCCCATCACGCCCATGGCGGCCATGCCCCAGGTGCCGTCGGTACTGGGAGGAGCCAACGTCCCCAGCATGGGAGCCATGCGCAGACGCCACTCGGACAAATACTCCATGCCTTTGTCTTCGG GTGGTGACacagtatttatttttccagagATTGCCCCAAACTACGAGTTTTATAAGAACGCAGATGTCAGGCCGCCATTTACTTACGCAACCCTCATAAGACAG GCTATCATGGACTCCGCCGACATGCAGCTAACGCTTAACGAAATTTACAGCTGGTTCACGCGCACGTTCGCGTACTTTCGACGCAACGCCGCAACTTGGAAG AACGCTGTTCGCCACAACCTCAGCCTGCACAAGTGCTTTGTGCGCGTGGAAAACGTGAAGGGGGCGGTGTGGACGGTGGACGAGGTGGAGTACCAGAAACGCAGGTCGCAGAAGATCACAGG aagtcCATCTCTGGTGAAGAACCTGCCCTCCAGTCTTGGCTATGGAACAGCATTGAATGCCAGCTTACAG GCTGCCCTGGCGGAAACCTCCCTGCCCTTGCTGGGGACCCCCGGGCTCATGAGCAGCGCCACAGGCCCGATGGGGGGCAGCTGCCACGGCCTGCTTGGTGGCGACCCATCCGGACCGACTGGCGGCAGCCCGCCCGGGCTGTTGGGCGGGAGTCCACCCGGTTTGCTGGGGATCAGTCCGCCCGGAACGCTGAGCGGCAGCCCCCCGACTATGTTACAGTCTGCCCACGAGGAGCTCAACGGCTCGCTCGACCACCTGGACACCAACGGACACAGCAGCCCTGGATATTCCCCTCCAGTACACAT GCCACCTGTTCACGTGAAAGAGGAGCCGCTCAACATGGATGACGACGACTGTCCGATGTCCCTCGTGACAACAGCCAATCACAGTCCGGAACTCGATGATGACCGGGAGCTGGAGGAAGGGAACCTATCGGAAGATCTGGAGTGA